One region of Permianibacter fluminis genomic DNA includes:
- a CDS encoding RHS repeat protein, which translates to MLNPDLSILSMASPIKTMQNSAMEAACWRKNAQLIFQGLIFVLASKLSFACDGIESSCSIARQHGFGNLQADGVDIHASGNIFLTRDTAVDAFCSIAAQDFYFSNESACPASSRDVTAMNGRQLKSCPDKIEQNGTGAFVYFTFTRKNDGCDNDYTETDSFSRGSLTSSLTCTTAPYVFGPTATANPDIGLCWRCSTAERSLIAPKFISNTDARWFQSGECPEDFGQQGSCMATGNSFAKYATPNPIACRTGEKMKTETDYSGPAGLSFTRHYSSMPQLGGAPSLLPQWFTTDDITFSFVKKAEHGQIAELRFGDGGRLLFIGSGTATTLTSSSAAHGSLSNSTGSWVWSNAKGEKYGFGAGGKVATKTLKNGQLYSYGWQDYGAGVYRLTSVTEPFGRRVQVEYDMQGRMNAIIDPAGQRYRYDYDGNGNLIAVAFPDDTLSVDGDNPIKTYLYEDARLPHHLTGIIDENGNRYSQYGYDAQGRATLSELGNHAEKVTMEYLETGNSLVQYHQDDLTYRERLLVIDRSHGADRITRDEDFPCLNCNVGAVVNEYDSNGFLNKSTDRNGVITTYVRDSSGRETSRTEGVGTAQQRTSTTSWSSINSQPYQIKTGTRTLTHTYNSKGQLTQLADNDSATSTTRTTKYTYTTTGQLATVDGARTDVSDITSYSYDGQGNLLTVTNAKGQITNLSNYDAHGKPGQITDPNGLVTTLSYTPRGWLKTRTVGGLTTTFDYDKVGQLTKVTMPDGSFVAYEYDAAHRLTAISNANGERIEYTLDWAGNRIKEEVKAADGSVVLRRSKVFNALNQLLQDLNAANEVVASYTYDANGNLTGTSRLTDTGSNNSSYGYDPLNRLSAITDALNGATAFQYDSQDQLTQVTDPKTLVTQYGVDALGQLKQTVSPDTGVASQTFDSAGNVKTSSNARGHTTTYSYDALNRVTKITYHDGVVVNFVYDEVASGNYGIGRLTSVTDSSGSTAYRYDQAGRLLRKTQTLSFTPSSSLVTQYAYDSYGRLASVTYPSGNVVALRYNSAGQLLALSVNGSDRVYNLRYQAFGGVKGWNWSDGSAYNRSFDLDGRLTSYPLAQQTVTLGYDRAGRLTSQIGEQTQTGSQNKQFGYDALDRLTGYTSVINQLFTYDANGNRESLTQNSAYSDYDNASTSNRILGITGAESRSYSYDAAGNTLSDGLRSYSYNTANRLSRVSKGTVNVDNGYNGLGQRVRKLVSGSQSGDTRYAYDEAGQLIGEYNADGSLINEVVYLGNMPVLLLRPSGVFNIETDQLNTPRAISTSGQIVVWQWDSAPFGETLANEDVDGNGVPLNFNLRFPGQVFDAEIGLHYNYFRDYDPVTGKYVESDPIGLTGGINTYSYALNNSILYSDPTGQIVPLVLGCLAYLPCTVLVGGTVIAVGNAIVNTNSATHATSTSSTQTGDKACEDDEKPCTPPEGTLCYEGPDTSHFHGGLTTHYHLFQMQRKRDAHSTCFWRYLGGKVGVGVVALPPPGMQACSTYPGFIGR; encoded by the coding sequence ATGCTGAACCCAGATCTCTCAATTCTATCAATGGCTTCTCCAATAAAAACAATGCAAAACTCCGCAATGGAGGCTGCCTGTTGGCGTAAAAACGCACAGCTAATTTTTCAAGGTCTAATTTTTGTTCTGGCCTCGAAGCTGAGTTTTGCCTGTGATGGGATAGAATCAAGCTGCTCGATAGCTAGACAGCATGGTTTTGGTAATCTACAAGCTGATGGTGTAGATATCCACGCCTCCGGTAATATTTTTTTGACTCGCGACACAGCGGTGGACGCGTTTTGCTCCATCGCTGCTCAAGACTTCTATTTTAGTAACGAATCGGCGTGCCCGGCGAGCTCTCGAGATGTGACAGCTATGAACGGGAGACAGCTGAAATCTTGCCCTGACAAGATTGAACAAAACGGAACGGGTGCATTTGTGTACTTTACGTTCACCCGTAAAAATGACGGTTGTGACAATGATTATACTGAAACTGATAGTTTCTCCAGAGGGAGTCTAACCAGCTCCCTCACATGTACAACTGCTCCATATGTTTTTGGCCCAACCGCGACGGCAAATCCAGATATCGGCCTTTGCTGGCGCTGTTCGACGGCGGAGCGAAGCTTGATAGCGCCAAAGTTTATTTCAAATACCGATGCTCGTTGGTTTCAGTCAGGGGAGTGCCCAGAAGATTTTGGTCAACAGGGTTCGTGTATGGCGACAGGCAATAGCTTCGCCAAATACGCAACTCCTAATCCTATCGCCTGCCGCACCGGCGAAAAAATGAAAACTGAAACCGACTACAGCGGCCCGGCTGGACTGTCGTTCACTCGTCACTACAGCAGCATGCCTCAACTTGGTGGTGCGCCTTCGCTGCTGCCGCAATGGTTCACCACAGACGACATAACCTTTAGCTTCGTTAAAAAGGCCGAGCACGGCCAAATAGCTGAGTTGCGCTTTGGTGACGGTGGTCGGTTACTGTTCATTGGCAGCGGTACCGCAACCACGCTAACTTCAAGCTCCGCCGCCCACGGCAGTCTGTCGAACAGCACCGGCAGCTGGGTTTGGTCGAATGCGAAAGGGGAAAAATACGGCTTTGGTGCTGGCGGTAAGGTTGCGACTAAAACGCTCAAGAATGGCCAGTTATATAGCTATGGATGGCAGGATTATGGCGCAGGAGTCTATCGCTTAACGAGCGTGACTGAACCATTCGGTCGCCGGGTTCAGGTCGAATACGACATGCAAGGAAGGATGAATGCGATAATCGACCCAGCTGGCCAGCGTTACCGTTATGACTACGATGGCAACGGAAATCTAATAGCCGTTGCTTTTCCCGACGATACCCTCAGCGTTGACGGCGATAACCCCATCAAGACCTATCTCTATGAAGATGCCCGACTGCCGCATCATCTGACCGGCATCATCGACGAGAATGGCAATCGCTATTCGCAATATGGTTACGACGCTCAGGGCCGAGCCACATTAAGCGAGCTCGGTAATCATGCTGAAAAAGTGACAATGGAGTACTTGGAAACAGGCAACTCACTTGTCCAATACCATCAGGATGACCTCACCTATCGCGAGCGCTTGCTGGTCATCGACCGTAGTCATGGCGCGGACCGCATTACCCGTGATGAAGATTTTCCGTGTCTCAATTGCAATGTTGGTGCGGTGGTCAATGAGTACGACAGCAATGGTTTCTTGAACAAATCGACCGACCGCAATGGCGTGATAACGACTTACGTTCGGGATAGCTCAGGGCGCGAGACATCACGCACCGAAGGCGTTGGCACCGCGCAGCAGCGCACCAGCACCACCAGCTGGAGCAGTATCAATAGCCAGCCGTATCAGATTAAGACCGGTACACGCACGCTGACGCACACGTACAACAGCAAGGGGCAGCTGACCCAACTGGCGGACAACGACAGTGCAACGAGTACGACGCGCACCACCAAATACACCTACACCACCACCGGTCAACTCGCGACTGTTGATGGTGCGCGTACCGATGTCAGCGATATCACCAGCTACAGCTACGATGGCCAAGGTAATCTGCTGACGGTGACCAATGCCAAAGGCCAGATCACCAATCTTTCCAACTACGACGCCCACGGCAAACCCGGTCAGATCACCGACCCCAACGGTCTGGTGACCACGCTCAGCTACACGCCGCGCGGCTGGCTGAAAACCCGTACCGTCGGCGGGCTGACCACGACGTTCGATTACGACAAAGTCGGTCAGCTGACCAAAGTCACAATGCCGGATGGCAGTTTCGTTGCGTACGAATACGATGCCGCGCACCGGCTCACGGCCATCAGCAACGCCAATGGCGAGCGCATCGAGTACACGCTGGATTGGGCCGGCAATCGCATCAAGGAAGAAGTGAAAGCTGCCGATGGCAGTGTGGTGCTGCGCCGCTCCAAGGTATTCAACGCGCTGAACCAGTTGCTGCAGGATTTGAATGCCGCCAATGAAGTTGTGGCGAGCTACACCTACGACGCCAACGGCAATCTGACCGGCACTAGCCGCCTTACCGATACCGGCAGCAATAACAGCAGCTACGGTTACGATCCGCTGAACCGCCTGAGCGCCATCACCGATGCGCTGAACGGCGCCACCGCGTTCCAATACGACAGTCAGGATCAGCTGACTCAAGTCACCGACCCGAAAACGCTGGTCACCCAATACGGTGTCGATGCGCTGGGCCAGCTCAAGCAAACAGTAAGTCCGGATACCGGCGTCGCCAGCCAAACCTTTGATTCCGCCGGCAACGTCAAGACCAGCAGCAACGCCCGTGGCCACACCACCACGTACAGCTACGACGCGTTGAACCGGGTCACCAAGATCACGTATCACGACGGCGTCGTGGTGAACTTTGTTTATGACGAAGTTGCAAGCGGCAACTACGGTATCGGCCGCCTGACCTCGGTCACCGACAGCAGCGGCAGCACCGCCTACCGCTACGATCAAGCCGGTCGCCTGCTGCGCAAAACCCAAACGCTGTCGTTTACCCCGAGCAGCTCGCTGGTCACCCAATATGCTTACGACAGCTACGGTCGTTTGGCCAGCGTCACCTATCCGTCCGGCAATGTCGTGGCCTTGCGTTACAACAGCGCCGGTCAGCTGCTTGCGCTCAGCGTCAACGGCAGCGACCGCGTTTACAACCTGCGCTATCAGGCGTTCGGTGGCGTCAAAGGCTGGAACTGGAGTGATGGCAGCGCCTACAACCGCAGCTTCGATCTGGACGGTCGCCTGACCAGCTACCCGCTGGCGCAGCAAACCGTCACGCTCGGTTACGACCGCGCCGGTCGGCTGACTAGTCAGATTGGAGAACAAACCCAAACAGGCAGCCAAAACAAACAGTTTGGTTACGACGCGCTCGATCGCCTCACCGGCTACACCAGCGTCATCAACCAGTTGTTCACGTACGACGCCAACGGCAATCGCGAATCGTTGACGCAAAATAGCGCCTACAGCGATTACGACAACGCCAGCACCAGCAACCGCATTCTGGGCATTACCGGCGCGGAAAGCCGCAGCTACAGCTACGACGCCGCCGGCAACACCCTCAGCGACGGCCTGCGCAGCTACAGCTACAACACCGCCAACCGCCTGAGCCGCGTCAGCAAAGGCACGGTGAACGTGGACAACGGCTACAACGGCCTCGGCCAGCGCGTGCGCAAACTGGTCAGTGGCAGCCAAAGCGGTGATACCCGCTATGCCTATGACGAAGCGGGGCAGTTGATTGGCGAATACAACGCCGATGGTTCGCTGATCAACGAAGTGGTGTACCTCGGCAACATGCCAGTGCTGCTGCTGCGGCCGAGCGGTGTGTTCAATATCGAAACCGATCAGCTGAACACGCCACGCGCCATCTCAACCAGCGGCCAAATCGTCGTCTGGCAATGGGACAGCGCGCCGTTCGGTGAAACGCTGGCGAACGAAGATGTCGATGGCAACGGCGTGCCGCTGAATTTCAATCTGCGCTTTCCGGGGCAAGTTTTTGATGCGGAGATCGGGCTGCACTACAACTACTTCAGGGATTATGATCCGGTGACGGGGAAGTATGTGGAGAGTGATCCGATTGGGTTAACGGGAGGGATTAATACTTATAGCTATGCGCTGAATAATTCGATTCTCTATTCAGACCCTACAGGACAAATTGTCCCCTTAGTGCTTGGCTGCCTAGCGTATTTGCCCTGTACAGTTCTCGTGGGTGGCACTGTTATTGCTGTCGGAAACGCGATTGTGAATACCAATAGCGCCACGCATGCCACTAGTACTAGCTCGACACAGACAGGCGACAAAGCATGTGAAGATGACGAAAAACCATGTACGCCACCGGAGGGCACCTTGTGTTACGAGGGGCCCGACACCTCGCATTTTCATGGAGGGTTGACCACGCACTACCATCTTTTTCAAATGCAAAGAAAGAGAGATGCACATTCGACTTGCTTCTGGCGCTACCTTGGGGGGAAAGTTGGGGTAGGTGTGGTTGCTCTCCCACCCCCAGGTATGCAGGCATGCTCGACATATCCCGGATTCATAGGACGCTAA
- a CDS encoding FG-GAP repeat domain-containing protein, whose translation MLKKLIALSLIAGVVSAHAEDTLRSLGVLPSNKPAFLQIEKLRPSEDPSLLISSFQPFGRDEVRHIANIGSFVSNVSLAAEQTLATTITWPNGMHTVPESISGGAPLIAVAGGFLVPGKGTGAITLLDRDTKSTRKLTRDKSGWFYHRIAWFDVDNDGRLDILTARGNKPLFGSAKGELLWLKQPSSNPLTATWTEHVLKSGPDVHFVIDDLNGDGTPEIVATEFFAKKLSLHWFEGGVLKSRVLDSSLGAAFDVSIEDLNNDGRRDLLVTNHENQAAKAAVFAYEVPQEVKTGTFIRHTLLTNIQTRNSGAGQASPGTAFAFHPQVSNANGKPQIMVSGDGSQRVHWLAPTSTSSSDWNYQERIVVDVGGTVGQLAIADVNGDGYVEVFVPAYDANKIYAFTFAPAL comes from the coding sequence ATGTTGAAAAAGCTAATCGCGCTGTCGTTGATCGCTGGAGTTGTCTCGGCACACGCCGAAGACACTCTGAGAAGCCTGGGCGTTCTGCCAAGTAACAAACCGGCGTTTCTGCAAATTGAGAAGCTGCGACCGAGCGAAGATCCCTCGCTCCTGATCAGTTCGTTTCAACCGTTTGGCCGTGATGAAGTGCGGCACATTGCCAACATCGGCAGCTTCGTCAGCAACGTCTCGCTGGCAGCCGAGCAAACGCTCGCCACGACCATTACCTGGCCAAACGGCATGCACACGGTGCCAGAGTCAATCAGCGGCGGCGCGCCGCTGATTGCGGTCGCTGGCGGTTTTCTTGTGCCTGGCAAAGGTACCGGCGCCATCACGCTGCTGGACCGTGACACCAAATCCACGCGCAAACTGACCCGCGACAAGAGCGGTTGGTTCTATCATCGCATTGCGTGGTTCGATGTGGACAACGATGGCCGCCTCGACATTCTGACCGCCCGCGGCAACAAACCGCTCTTTGGCAGTGCCAAGGGCGAATTGTTGTGGCTGAAGCAGCCGAGCAGCAACCCACTCACCGCCACCTGGACCGAACACGTGTTGAAGTCCGGGCCGGACGTTCATTTCGTTATTGACGATCTAAACGGTGACGGCACCCCGGAAATTGTTGCGACCGAGTTCTTTGCGAAAAAACTGTCGTTGCACTGGTTTGAAGGCGGGGTGCTGAAGTCGCGCGTGCTGGACAGCAGTTTAGGCGCCGCTTTTGACGTCAGCATCGAGGACCTGAACAACGATGGCCGCCGCGATCTGCTGGTGACCAACCATGAAAACCAGGCCGCAAAAGCCGCCGTTTTCGCCTATGAAGTGCCGCAAGAAGTGAAGACGGGCACATTCATCCGCCACACCTTGCTCACCAACATCCAGACCCGCAACAGTGGTGCGGGCCAGGCGTCACCGGGTACCGCGTTTGCGTTCCATCCCCAGGTCAGCAACGCCAATGGCAAACCGCAAATCATGGTCTCCGGCGACGGTTCACAGCGCGTACATTGGCTGGCGCCAACCTCAACCTCCAGCAGTGACTGGAATTATCAGGAGCGGATTGTGGTCGATGTCGGCGGCACCGTTGGTCAACTCGCCATTGCCGATGTCAACGGCGATGGCTATGTCGAAGTCTTCGTCCCGGCATACGACGCCAACAAAATTTACGCCTTCACGTTCGCACCGGCGCTTTAA
- a CDS encoding SDR family oxidoreductase, whose translation MSFSVKGKTALVTGANRGIGAAIVDALIAAGASKVYAAARQLSDLAELSRRHGSKIVALELDVTNAEQVRAAVSRATDLQMLVNNAGVAAHAGGAFTDPQWLVAGRQEMEVNYFGTFQLSQAFAPVLAANGGGAIVNIGSVASLVNFPLFVAYSASKAATHSITQAARILLKAQGTQVFGVYPGPIDTRMAAEVPFDKTSPADAARAIVTAIEAGIEEIFPDPMSQSMGSAYLSSPKALEQQVAAMVAG comes from the coding sequence ATGAGCTTTTCAGTCAAAGGTAAAACCGCACTCGTGACCGGCGCCAACCGCGGTATCGGCGCCGCCATCGTTGATGCACTCATAGCCGCCGGTGCCAGCAAGGTGTACGCCGCAGCTCGCCAACTGTCTGATCTGGCCGAACTGAGCCGTCGCCATGGCAGCAAAATTGTTGCCCTGGAGCTGGATGTGACCAACGCGGAACAGGTCCGTGCGGCGGTCAGCCGCGCCACCGATTTGCAAATGCTGGTCAACAACGCCGGTGTGGCGGCTCACGCCGGTGGTGCTTTCACGGATCCGCAGTGGCTGGTTGCAGGTCGTCAGGAAATGGAAGTCAATTATTTCGGCACGTTCCAGCTGAGTCAGGCCTTTGCGCCGGTACTGGCGGCCAACGGTGGAGGCGCCATTGTCAACATCGGTTCGGTTGCCTCGCTGGTCAACTTTCCGTTGTTCGTCGCCTACAGCGCGTCAAAGGCCGCCACCCACTCCATCACTCAGGCCGCGCGAATTCTGTTGAAGGCGCAAGGCACGCAAGTGTTCGGCGTGTATCCGGGCCCAATCGACACCCGCATGGCCGCTGAAGTGCCGTTCGACAAAACTTCCCCTGCTGACGCCGCGCGCGCCATCGTCACCGCGATTGAAGCCGGCATCGAGGAAATTTTCCCGGACCCGATGAGCCAAAGCATGGGCTCCGCCTACCTCAGCTCGCCGAAAGCACTGGAACAGCAAGTCGCCGCAATGGTCGCGGGTTAA
- a CDS encoding TetR/AcrR family transcriptional regulator, whose amino-acid sequence MKTTPSKTNDFPVRERLLDAADRLFYQEGIRAVGVDRLLQEAGAAKASLYAHFGGKDELIAAYVGRRIEAARADIDQYLEQFPESERALRFFDFVVEWTLKPDFRGCPVQHLVGEIADCTHPARVLAVTQRQWLAERFQRWAKAAGANDPERTAGALQVLFDGAVSASLQDGPKRARDARWTAEQLLGRR is encoded by the coding sequence ATGAAAACGACCCCCAGCAAAACCAACGACTTCCCCGTTCGCGAACGGCTGCTCGATGCGGCTGACCGGCTCTTCTATCAGGAGGGGATTCGGGCGGTCGGTGTCGACCGGTTGCTGCAGGAGGCGGGCGCTGCGAAGGCCTCGCTGTATGCCCATTTTGGTGGCAAGGATGAGTTGATCGCGGCGTATGTGGGCCGACGAATTGAGGCCGCGCGCGCGGATATTGATCAGTATCTGGAACAATTTCCGGAGTCGGAGCGGGCGCTGCGTTTCTTCGACTTTGTCGTGGAATGGACCCTCAAACCGGATTTTCGCGGCTGCCCGGTTCAGCATTTGGTCGGCGAGATAGCCGATTGCACGCACCCCGCCCGGGTGCTGGCGGTGACCCAGCGGCAATGGCTGGCTGAGCGATTTCAGCGTTGGGCAAAGGCGGCCGGCGCAAACGACCCGGAGCGTACGGCCGGCGCGCTGCAGGTGTTGTTTGATGGTGCCGTCTCGGCATCGTTGCAGGACGGGCCGAAGCGCGCACGTGATGCCCGTTGGACGGCAGAGCAACTGCTCGGCCGGCGTTAA
- a CDS encoding tetratricopeptide repeat protein: protein MNRRLPLLLACAGNLLLGLSASHAETAMEKNASNPLAATGQQLAEILNQRDQAAFAQMIDMDALGARVTAGMGLPERDQKDFIAGMKKSRERMAASTMTQIEAKHGQAKLVKTLKKSTGSEQIIRIDYSNAEGESEGYEYLQFEIDNKQKIGDWFVHSQGSRISDFMRRLAASMVKDKNLITTLFGTVQFDGDVLKIVQELSKKMQALDYPGAYNTLQQFPDGYKKTVNWATLQVAVATNLDEAKYRAALQYLADNHGNQPALQFMLIDHYFYQQQYDRMIKALETFERRVVEDGVSNFLKCNGHYFAKDYVKARAACQRSIELEADVRSPYWTLIEIARSTQDAKLALATLSDYEQQFETEFDPDKLVALESYQWLANRDEFKRWAAERR, encoded by the coding sequence ATGAATCGTCGTCTTCCGCTGCTGCTGGCCTGTGCCGGCAACCTGTTGCTCGGGCTGTCGGCCAGCCACGCCGAAACCGCCATGGAAAAAAATGCCAGCAATCCGCTGGCGGCTACCGGACAACAACTGGCGGAAATCCTCAACCAGCGTGATCAGGCCGCGTTTGCGCAAATGATCGACATGGATGCGCTCGGCGCGCGCGTGACCGCCGGCATGGGCTTGCCGGAACGCGACCAGAAAGATTTTATCGCCGGCATGAAAAAATCCCGCGAGCGCATGGCCGCCAGCACCATGACCCAAATCGAGGCCAAACACGGTCAGGCAAAACTGGTCAAGACCCTCAAGAAATCCACCGGCAGCGAACAAATCATCCGGATTGACTACAGCAACGCCGAAGGCGAATCCGAAGGCTACGAATACCTGCAGTTTGAAATCGACAACAAACAGAAAATTGGCGACTGGTTTGTGCACAGCCAGGGCAGCCGCATCAGCGATTTCATGCGCCGCTTGGCCGCCAGCATGGTCAAGGACAAAAACCTCATCACCACCCTGTTCGGCACCGTTCAGTTCGACGGCGATGTGCTGAAAATTGTCCAGGAACTGTCTAAGAAAATGCAGGCGCTGGATTATCCCGGCGCCTACAACACCCTGCAGCAATTCCCCGACGGCTACAAAAAGACCGTCAACTGGGCGACGCTGCAAGTTGCCGTGGCAACCAACCTCGACGAAGCCAAATACCGCGCTGCACTGCAATACCTCGCCGACAACCACGGCAACCAGCCCGCGCTGCAATTCATGCTGATCGATCACTATTTTTATCAGCAGCAATACGACCGCATGATCAAGGCGCTTGAGACGTTTGAACGACGCGTGGTCGAAGACGGCGTCAGCAACTTCCTCAAGTGCAACGGTCATTACTTTGCCAAGGACTACGTCAAGGCCCGCGCTGCTTGCCAACGCAGCATCGAACTCGAAGCCGACGTCCGCTCACCGTACTGGACGCTGATCGAAATCGCCCGCAGCACCCAGGACGCCAAACTGGCACTGGCCACGCTGAGCGACTACGAACAACAATTCGAAACCGAATTCGATCCGGACAAACTGGTCGCTCTCGAAAGCTACCAGTGGCTGGCCAATCGCGACGAATTCAAGCGCTGGGCCGCCGAACGGCGATAG
- a CDS encoding serine hydrolase domain-containing protein — protein sequence MSEVDERRRRSVQAAGLALLGAVLGPGLTACAHGNASARAVAPRAAMPWQLDADFLADLPRLMRAYQVPGVAMATVHDGELTWCYHTGLANAETGAIVTGDSLFEAASLSKPVFAWLVLRLVDEQRLNLDQPLTSLLRPSWLANDPNCDRITARHVLCHSTGLVNWRKQPLTEKLQPAFTPGTQIRYSGEAYFWLQLVVEQLMNASLETLAQRYLFAPAGMRDSSFAWDDALAARSVFGHAAPDAGALVPLPPQGMRAQWQLVESLARSRQKPLGQWRYADAEQAYAALADKVPTDAVGWPGDLMANCAASLRCTAADYGRFLRVLMAMADAPKLSESSQQLYTETQIETRPDWSGKTLGWNREQTRVGPVLYHGGNNANQFKTFAIAEPTGGRALVVMTNGGGGSMVYQQIVRAATGRDLLAFEP from the coding sequence ATGTCGGAAGTCGATGAGAGGCGCCGCCGCAGTGTGCAAGCGGCCGGGCTGGCGCTGCTGGGTGCGGTGCTCGGGCCCGGTTTGACGGCATGCGCGCACGGCAATGCATCGGCGCGGGCTGTGGCACCGCGCGCGGCAATGCCGTGGCAATTGGATGCGGACTTTCTGGCGGATTTGCCGCGGCTGATGCGCGCCTATCAGGTGCCCGGTGTGGCGATGGCCACCGTGCATGATGGCGAGCTGACGTGGTGTTATCACACCGGGCTGGCCAACGCTGAAACCGGCGCCATTGTCACGGGCGATTCCTTGTTTGAGGCAGCGTCGCTGAGCAAACCCGTGTTTGCCTGGTTGGTGCTGCGGCTGGTTGATGAGCAGCGGCTTAATCTCGATCAACCGTTGACCTCACTGCTGCGCCCGTCATGGCTGGCAAACGATCCGAACTGTGATCGCATAACGGCGCGGCACGTGCTTTGCCACAGCACCGGCTTGGTCAATTGGCGCAAGCAGCCGCTGACCGAAAAATTGCAACCGGCGTTCACTCCCGGTACCCAGATTCGCTATTCCGGCGAAGCGTATTTTTGGCTGCAACTGGTGGTTGAGCAATTGATGAATGCCAGTTTGGAGACGCTTGCCCAGCGCTATCTGTTTGCACCTGCAGGTATGCGCGACAGCAGTTTTGCTTGGGATGATGCGCTCGCGGCGCGTTCGGTTTTTGGCCATGCCGCGCCGGATGCCGGTGCGCTGGTACCGCTGCCGCCGCAGGGTATGCGTGCGCAGTGGCAGTTGGTCGAGTCGCTGGCGCGTAGCAGGCAAAAGCCACTTGGCCAATGGCGCTATGCCGATGCCGAACAGGCCTACGCAGCGTTGGCGGACAAGGTCCCGACCGACGCCGTGGGCTGGCCCGGTGATTTGATGGCCAATTGCGCTGCCAGTTTGCGTTGCACCGCAGCGGATTACGGCCGGTTCTTGCGGGTGCTGATGGCAATGGCTGATGCACCGAAATTGAGCGAGAGCAGCCAGCAGCTCTACACCGAAACGCAGATCGAAACCCGGCCCGACTGGAGTGGCAAAACGCTCGGCTGGAATCGTGAGCAGACCCGTGTTGGGCCGGTGTTGTATCACGGTGGCAACAACGCCAATCAATTCAAAACCTTCGCAATTGCCGAGCCGACCGGGGGCCGGGCTCTGGTGGTGATGACCAACGGTGGTGGCGGCAGCATGGTGTACCAGCAGATTGTCCGGGCAGCGACCGGCCGGGATTTGCTGGCCTTCGAACCCTGA
- a CDS encoding thiol:disulfide interchange protein DsbA/DsbL, giving the protein MKFLAVVAAALFSVAAVAAPGDWKEGVHYKIAEPMGKTAEPTVVEVFSYGCPVCYGLDERIEAWKKTKPANVKFLRIPHYGIHDEGSWLIKMFYTAEALGISEQMHKPLFDLIHKDNGGHSPIRNENDAVAFLVKFGKPEAVVRETIKGFYVNTKVNVAKAFVQKFRVNSVPAFVINEKYYTDGTLAKADLFNVLSELPLK; this is encoded by the coding sequence ATGAAATTCTTGGCAGTGGTTGCAGCAGCGTTGTTCTCGGTGGCCGCGGTCGCCGCCCCAGGCGACTGGAAAGAAGGCGTGCATTACAAAATCGCTGAGCCCATGGGCAAAACCGCTGAACCCACCGTGGTCGAAGTGTTTTCCTATGGCTGCCCGGTCTGCTACGGACTGGATGAGCGCATTGAAGCCTGGAAGAAAACCAAGCCGGCCAATGTCAAGTTTCTGCGCATTCCGCATTACGGCATTCATGATGAAGGCAGCTGGTTGATCAAGATGTTCTATACCGCCGAAGCGCTCGGCATTTCCGAACAGATGCACAAGCCCCTGTTTGATTTGATTCACAAGGACAACGGCGGCCACAGCCCGATCCGCAACGAGAATGATGCGGTGGCGTTTCTGGTGAAGTTCGGCAAGCCGGAAGCGGTGGTGCGAGAAACCATCAAAGGTTTTTACGTCAACACCAAGGTCAATGTCGCCAAGGCGTTTGTCCAGAAGTTCCGGGTCAACAGCGTGCCGGCGTTTGTGATCAACGAAAAGTATTACACCGACGGAACATTGGCCAAGGCCGATCTGTTCAATGTGCTGAGCGAATTGCCGCTGAAATAA